TGCGCCACCTCGACCAGCTTGGCGACGATGTGCGGCGGCGTCGCCCCGTCGGGGTTGCCCATGCTCATGTCGATGATGTCCTCGCCGCGGCGCCGCGCGGCCATGCGCAGCTCGGCGGTGATGTTGAAGACGTAGGGGGGCAGTCGGTCGATGCGCGCGAAGCGGCGCTTCGGCTGGGAGTCAGCCATGGGGATCCTTCACGTGAGCGCCCGGAACCGTCCGAGCGACGTGGCCCGCCGGGAGCGGGCCGGCCGCGATCGTAGGGGGGTGGAAGCCGTCTTGTCCAGCGCACAATTGACGGCCGGACGGAGCCGAGGGGCGGCATGACGGAACTCACAGACCAGGACGAACTGCGGGCGATCGGATCGACGCTGCAGGCCGCCGAGCGGGGCGATGTCGCCGCCACCGCCGAGCTGTTCAGCGCGCTGTACCGCGAGCTGCACCGGCTGGCGCGCCGCCAGCTCCACGTCAATGCGTCCGGCGTGACGCTGGGCGCGACGACGCTGCTGCACGAGGCCTACCTCGATCTCAGCCAGCGCGGGCTGGCCTTCCCCGACCGGGCGCGCTTCTTCGCCTACGCCGCGCGGGCGATGCGCGGCCTCATCATCGACTACGTGCGCGAGCACCGCGCCATCAAGCGCGGCGGCCAGTTCCACCTCACCACGCTGGACACCGCCACCGCCGAATCGGTGCCGCAGCTCGACGAGCTGGGGTCGCTGGGCCTCGCGGTCGACGAGCTGGCCGCCGCCGAGCCGGCGCTGGCCGAACTGGTCGAGCTGAAGTTCTTCTGCGGCTTCGACTTCGGGGAGATCGCCGCGATGCGCGGCGTGTCGGAGCGCACCGTGCAGCGCGACTGGGCCAAGGCGCGGATGTTCCTGCGCAGCGCGCTGCAGGACTGAGGAGCTGCCGGCGTGACGCGCGGCGTCGACCCCCAACGCTGGGCCCGCCTGTCCCCGCAGCTGGACCGGCTGCTCGACCTGGATCCGGCCGCGCGAGAGGCCGAGCTGGCAAGGCTGCGCGCGGAAGATCCCGAGCTGGCGGCCGAGCTGTCGGCGCTGCTGGCGCAGCAAAGCCGCATGGACCGCGAAGGCTTTCTCGACGGCAGCGCGATCGGCAAGATCGAGCCCAGGCTGGAGGGCCAGCAGTTCGGCGCGTACACGCTGGAGCGGCCGCTGGGCGCCGGCGGCATGGGCAGCGTCTGGCTGGCGCGGCGCAGCGACGGCCGCTACGAGGGCACCGTGGCCGTCAAGCTGCTCAACCTGGCCCTGCTCGGCCACGGCGGCGCCGAGCGCTTCGCGCGCGAAGGCAACGTGCTGGCGCGGCTCACCCACCCGCACATCGCCCGGCTGCTCGACGCCGGCGTCGGCGCGGGCGGCCAGCCCTACCTGGTGCTCGAGCATGTCGAAGGCGAGCCGATCGACCGCTGGTGCGATGCGCGCTCGCTGGGCGTCGAGGCGCGCGTGCGCCTCGTGCTGGACGTGCTGGCGGCGGTCGCCCATGCGCACAGCAAGCTGGTGCTGCACCGCGACCTGAAGCCCGGGAACATCCTGGTGACGTCGTCGGGCGAGGTGAAGCTGCTCGACTTCGGCATCGCCAAGCTGCTCGACGACGAGGCGCTGGCCTCGCCGCCCACCGAGCTCACTGCGGTCGCCGGACGCGCCTTCACGCCCGACTACGCGGCGCCCGAGCAGGTGCAGGGCGGCGACGTGACCACCGCCACCGACGTGTACGCGCTGGGCGTGCTGCTGTACGTGCTGCTCGGCGGCGTTCACCCGACCGCCAGGCCGACCGACACGCCGGTGGAACGGCTGCGCGGGGTGGTCGACACCGAGCCGCAGCGCCTGTCCGAGGCGGCCGCGCGCGCCGCCATGCGCGGCGAGGGGCTGGTGCATTCGCTGCGCGGCGACCTCGACAACATCTGCGCCAAGGCGCTGAAGAAGGCGCCGGCCGAGCGCTACGCCACCGTGCAGGCGCTATCCGAGGACCTGCGCCGCTACCTGGCCAACGAGCCGGTCAGCGCGCGCGCCGATTCGCTGGCCTATCGCGCCACCAAGTTCGTGCGCCGTCACCGCCTCGGCGTGGCGGCGACGGCCGTCACCGTGCTCGCGCTCGCCGCCGGCATCGTGGGCACGACCTGGCAGGCGATCGAGGCGCAGCGCCAGCGCGCCGATGCGCTGGCCCAGCGCGACCGCGCGCAGGCGCTGCTGGGACGCAACTCGGCCATCGTCGAGTTCGTCGACCTGATGTTCGACGAGGCCGTGCCGACCGGCCAGTCGGCCGCGCTGCAGCAGATGCTCGAGCGCGCCGAGCGGCTCATCGACGGCACCTTCGCCGGCCAGCCGGCGCACCACGCCGAGATCCTGCGCGTGCTGGCCACCTACTACAGCAATCTCAACCTCGGCAAGAAGCGCATGGAACTGCTGGTGCGCGCGCGCCAGATCGTCGACCAGGTGCCCGACCGCTCGCTGAAGGCGCAGATCGCCTGCGAGCACGCCAACGCGCTGTCCGGCGTCGGCCAGAACGACGAGGCACGGCAGCTCCTCGACGAGTGGATCGCCGCGCCCGACATCGACGCCACCGTCGCGGCCACCTGCCTGCTCATGCGCGCCGGGCTCGCGCAGGTCGCCGCCGATCCGCAAACGACGCTGCGCCATGCCGAGGCCGGGCTGCAGCGGCTGCGCGGCGCCGGCGCCAAGGCGCCCATGCTCGAAGCCGGCCTGCTCGGCGACGTCGCCTTCGCGCACTACCTGGCCGGCCGCAACACCGAGGCGGACAGCCACTTCCGCACCGCCATCGACAGCATCCGGCGCATCGGCCGAGGCGAGAGCCACGAGGCGTGCCGGCTGATGCTCAACCACGGTGTCGTGCGCTACGCGATGAGCGACTACCAGGGCGGTCTCCAGCTCTTCCAGCAGGTGCTGCAGGTCTACGAGAAGCGCGGCGACGCCGTCATCGCGCCCAGCATCCTGGGCAACAGCGCCTTCGGGCTCGAGCAGCTCGCCCGCTTCGAGGAAGCCGAGGCCGCCTACGACCGGGCGCTGGACGCGGCCCGGCGCAACGGCCTGGTCGCCGGCCAGGCGTATGCGCTGGTGGGCCGCGCCACGGTGCAGGCCGAGCGCGGCCAGATGCCGGCCGCGCAGGCCAGCCTGGACGCGGCGGCGTCGATGCTGCAGACGCTGCCGCCGGCGCATTCGGCGCGGTTGCGCGCCACCTTCGCGCAGGCACGCATCGACGCGGCACGCGGCGATCTGGACGGGGCCGCTCGACGCCACACCGGCGTCATCGAGCTGCTGTCCGCCAAGGGCGCCGCGACGCCGCCGCTGCTCACCGCCTACCGGCAGCGCGCCGAGCTGTCGCTCAAGCGCGGCGATGCTTCGCAGGCGCTGGCCGATGCCCGCCAGGCGCTCGAGCTGGCGCGCAAGCTGCAAGGCAGCAATCCGCACTCCGCGCTCGCCGGCCTCGCGCAGCTCACGCTGGCGCGGGTGCAACGGCAGGCCGGCGAGCACGGCGCCGCACGCGAAGGCCTCGCGGTGGCGCAGTCCGAGCTGCGGCAGACGCTGGGACCGGACCATCCCGAAACGCGCGCGGCGACGCAGCTGCTCGGCACCCCCTAAGTCGTCGGCCTCCGGCGGCGTCGTCTTTCGCCGCCGTCCTCCGATCTCTCCAGCACGACGGTTCGCATTCGCGGACCGCAGGAGGGTCCATGGGACGCATGCAGGTCGGCGGCGTGAGCGTCGATTGGCTCGAGCAAGGCAGCGGGGAGCCGGTGGTGCTGCTGCACAGCACCGGCGCGTCGGGCGCGCAGTGGCGCGCCCTGGTCGAGCGGCTGGCGCAGCGCCATCACGTGCTCGTGCCCGATCTGCTCGGCTACGGCGCCACCGGCGACTGGGGCGGCAACGGTGCGTTCTCGCTGGCCCACGAAGGGGCGATCGTCGCCGCACTGCTCGACCGCGTGCACGAGCCCGCGCACCTGGTCGGCCATTCGTACGGCGGCGCGGTGGCGCTGCACGTCGCCCGCGCGCAGCCGCAGCGCGTGCGCTCGCTGGCGCTGTTCGAGCCGGTGGCCTTCCACCTGCTGCGCACCGGCGATCCGCTCGACGAGGCAGCGCTGCGCGAGGTCAGCGAGGCCGCTGCCTTCGTCGCCCATGCGCATGCCGCAGGCGACGCGGATGCCGCGGCGGCCTGCTTCGTCGACTACTGGAGCGGGCCGGGCACCTGGACGGCGATGCCGCCGGCGCGGCGCGATGCCATGGCGTCGCGCGTCGGCAAGGTGGTGCTCGACTTCCAGGCGGTGTTCCGCGAGCCCGTCTGCGCGCAGGAGTTCCAGCGCCTGCGGCTGCCGACGCTGCTGATGCAGGGCGATCGCTCGCCGCTGTCGGCGCGGCGTGTGTCTCGCCTGCTGTCGCGCACGCTGCCCGCGGTGCGCACCGTCACCTTTCGTGGCGCCGGTCACATGGCGCCTTTGACCCATCGCGACGAGGTCAACGAGCAGATCGTCGCGCATCTCGCGGCGTGCCGGCCGGCACGCGCAACCGCCGGCGACACGCTGGCAGCCTGAACCTGGAGCCTTCCCACCATGCAGACGACCCCGTACCGCCATTCCAGCGAACGCTACGCCAAGTGCATCGACGCGTCCAAGCGCATCCGCTGGGACATCGACCACGACGTGATCCGCGGCCGCCGGATGGACGTGGCCAAGAAATTCCTCCCCGACGGGCTGTCGTTGGCCGACCGCCTGGACTTCCTGGGCGCCGACGAGAAGCGGCTGCTGAGCCAGGTGCAGGGCATGACCTACGCCCACATGTTCGGCCTGGTCGAGCGCTACATCGGCGCCAAGGTGCTCGAGCTCAGCCGCGACCATTGGCTGGGCGACCAGGTGGCGCTGGAGGCGCTCGTGCGCTTCACGGACGAGGAGCTCAAGCACCAGGAGCTGTTCCGCCGCGTCGGCGCGATGACGGCCGAGGACCTGCCGGCCGGCTACACCTTCCTGCCGCAGCCCAACGACGTGGCGCAGGCGGTGCTGTCCAAGTGCACATGGGCCGTGCTGGCGCTGACCTGCCACATCGAGCTGTTCTCGCAGGCGCACTACCGCGAGAGCATCGATGCCGACCCCGAGCTGTCCGAGCTGTGGAAGGACGTCTTCATGTTCCACTGGAAGGAGGAGTCCCAGCACGCCATCCTCGACGAGCTGGAATGGCGCCGCGAGGACGCCAAGCTCGACGCGGTGCAGCGCGACCAGGGCGTCGACGACCTGATCGCGCTCGTCGGCGCGGTGGACGGCATCCTGCAGATGCAGTCGGCGGCCGATGCCGACTACTTCCTGCGCGTGTGCAAGCGGCTGTTCGACGCCGAGCAGGTCGGCATGCTGCGCGGCACGCTGCTGGCGGCCTACCGCTGGCAGTACATCCTCTCGGGGGCGCAGCACCCGCACTTCCTCAAGGTGCTCGGCGAGCTGGTCACCGAGGCGCAGATGCAGCGCATCGGCGCTGCCCTGGCCCCGCTGGCAGCCTGAGCACGGAGGGCCTCTGCCATGACGATTCATGCGAAGGCGGCGGCCCTGCTGGGGGCCGTCTGCACCGCGGCAGCGACGGCAACCGAGCCGGCCGCGCTGCGTCCCCCGGCGGGCGAGACGATGGCGCTCGAGCTGCACGCCCGCGGCGTGCAGATCTACGAATGCGCGGCCGCAAAGGACGCGCAGCGCTTCGAGTGGAGCCTCAAGGGACCGGAGGCGGCGCTGTTCTACCGTGGGGGTCGCAGCGCCGGCATCCACTACGCCGGCCCGAGCTGGCAGGCGCTCGACGGCAGCACGGTCGTGGCCCAGGTCGCGGCGCGCGAGGACAGCCCGGATCCGAGCGCGATCCCGTGGCTGCTGCTGCGCACCGTCTCCACGCGCGGCGAGGGCGTCTTCAGCCGGGTGCTGAGCATCCAGCGCGTCGACACGGTCGGGGGCAGGCCGCCGGCCGAGCCTTGCACGCCGGAGCAGGCCGGTCGCGTGGCGCCCGTGGCCTACAGCGCCACCTACAACTTCTTCGTCGCCGAGCACTGAGCCTGACCCGGTCACCTGCCGGCGGCGCGGTGGCCATGAATTGACGGACACGGCCAGGTTCGGTTGATCTGTCAATGGCAAACCTTTGCCATTGCCGCCCGAGGACATCCCTGAAGAATCCCACCCGCGAACTACATCGAGGGCGGGAGGGTCACGGCGATGCGAGGGGAACTGTTGGCATGGAGCACGAGCACTCGACGCTGCGGTGCTTTGGTGTGGGCGGCGCTGGCTTGGGCGTTGTCCGGCTCGGCATACGGTGAGCTGGACACGCCTTCAGCACCGCTGCCGTCACCAGCGCCTTCAGCGAACCCGATCGTGATGGAACAGGTCAACGTCACGGGAAGCAAGGAACCGCTGAAACGAGGGGACTTCACCCGCGTCGGGGAGCCCGTGCCGCTCGATCCCGGCAGCCATGACAGCGGGGGCTCACAGGCGCCTGCTTCCAACGGCAACACCGATCAAGGGCAAGAGCAGCAGGCGGACAAGAAGCGGGACCCCTGCCCATCCCCGCAGAACCCCGTCACGAAGAATCCGGTGGTCATCGCCACGGGAGAAAAAGTCCTTGCTCAGCTCGATTTCATCGCGGGCGGCTCCTACGGCATCGGTTTGACGCGCACCTACCGAAGCAAGGCGACGACGTCCACCTTCTTTGGGCCCCACTGGGCGTCGAGCCTCGATTTCCCGACGGTGCAGACCTCGGGTTGCTATCGCACGCCCGGCAAGTTCGACGGCGAATGCCTGGGGCCCACGACGATCACCGTGACGTTTCCGGGCGGGGCGAAGTACGCCTACGCCAAGGTCGGAACCAGCTGGACATACCGCGCCAGCGGTTCCATGGCCATGGGCACGGCCACCTATGACGTTCTCAACACCGGCTACGTCACGCTGGTGAAGGACAAGCAGCGCTACGCATTCGGGGCATACGGCAGGCTGCAGAACATCAGCACCATCGGCGGCGCCACGCTCCTGGCGATCACGTACGGAGCGAACGCGACGCAGCCGACGCGCATCACCAACATCGCGGGGCAGTACGTCGATCTCACATGGACGAACAACCGCGTCACCACGGTGAGAGACCCGGCCGGTGGTGCGTGGAGCTACGGGTACAACGGCACCGGCATGCTCACCACGGTGACCTCGCCCGGAGCGGCGCCCGATGTCCGCACGTACCACTACGAGGATGCGAGCAACGGCACCCGATTGACCGGGGTGTCGATCAACGGGGTGCGCTACAGCACCTACAAGTACCAGGCCGACGGCCGCGTTCAGGAAAGCGGTCTCGCGGGCGGCGAGCAGAAGGACACCTTCGTCTACGGCAGCAACACCACCACGGTGACCAATGCTGCCGGCCAGTCGGTGACCTACCAGTTCGTCGCGGCACAGGGCGGACTCAAGCTGTCGTCGACCTCACGCAATGCGACACCGACGTGCCCGGCGGCAACGGCCGCTACCGTCTATGACGCCTTTGGCTGGGTGGACTACACGCTGGACTGGAACGGCCACAAGACCGACTACACCTACGATGCCGCGGGCAAGCTGCTCGGCGTCACGACGGCGGCCGGCACGGCCGGTGCACTGACCCGCGCCAACACCTGGAGCGGAGAGGACCTGGTCGAGACCACGTACAAGAACGCCTCCGGGGTGGCCTATGCCAAGGTGGCCTACACCTACGTCGCGTCGGGCTTGGCGACAGGCAAGCTCGCCAGCGAGACCTGGACCGATCTGCGGCTCGGCGGAACTCGGCAGAGCACCTACGCCTACACGTACCACGCCAATGGCGTACTGGCCTCGCTCGCCATGACCCAGGCGCTGCCCGGCGGTGCCACGAACACGACCACCACCACGTACGACACCGCGGGGAATCAGGCCTCCGTCGTGAATGGCCTCGGCCATGTGCAGCGCTGGAGCAGCTACAACGGTCTCGGACTGCCCGGCCGGTACACCGACGCCAACGGGGTGATCACCGACTACGCCTATGACGCCAAAGGCAATCTCGGGTCGCACAC
The Piscinibacter sp. XHJ-5 DNA segment above includes these coding regions:
- a CDS encoding protein kinase, producing the protein MTRGVDPQRWARLSPQLDRLLDLDPAAREAELARLRAEDPELAAELSALLAQQSRMDREGFLDGSAIGKIEPRLEGQQFGAYTLERPLGAGGMGSVWLARRSDGRYEGTVAVKLLNLALLGHGGAERFAREGNVLARLTHPHIARLLDAGVGAGGQPYLVLEHVEGEPIDRWCDARSLGVEARVRLVLDVLAAVAHAHSKLVLHRDLKPGNILVTSSGEVKLLDFGIAKLLDDEALASPPTELTAVAGRAFTPDYAAPEQVQGGDVTTATDVYALGVLLYVLLGGVHPTARPTDTPVERLRGVVDTEPQRLSEAAARAAMRGEGLVHSLRGDLDNICAKALKKAPAERYATVQALSEDLRRYLANEPVSARADSLAYRATKFVRRHRLGVAATAVTVLALAAGIVGTTWQAIEAQRQRADALAQRDRAQALLGRNSAIVEFVDLMFDEAVPTGQSAALQQMLERAERLIDGTFAGQPAHHAEILRVLATYYSNLNLGKKRMELLVRARQIVDQVPDRSLKAQIACEHANALSGVGQNDEARQLLDEWIAAPDIDATVAATCLLMRAGLAQVAADPQTTLRHAEAGLQRLRGAGAKAPMLEAGLLGDVAFAHYLAGRNTEADSHFRTAIDSIRRIGRGESHEACRLMLNHGVVRYAMSDYQGGLQLFQQVLQVYEKRGDAVIAPSILGNSAFGLEQLARFEEAEAAYDRALDAARRNGLVAGQAYALVGRATVQAERGQMPAAQASLDAAASMLQTLPPAHSARLRATFAQARIDAARGDLDGAARRHTGVIELLSAKGAATPPLLTAYRQRAELSLKRGDASQALADARQALELARKLQGSNPHSALAGLAQLTLARVQRQAGEHGAAREGLAVAQSELRQTLGPDHPETRAATQLLGTP
- a CDS encoding alpha/beta hydrolase, with protein sequence MGRMQVGGVSVDWLEQGSGEPVVLLHSTGASGAQWRALVERLAQRHHVLVPDLLGYGATGDWGGNGAFSLAHEGAIVAALLDRVHEPAHLVGHSYGGAVALHVARAQPQRVRSLALFEPVAFHLLRTGDPLDEAALREVSEAAAFVAHAHAAGDADAAAACFVDYWSGPGTWTAMPPARRDAMASRVGKVVLDFQAVFREPVCAQEFQRLRLPTLLMQGDRSPLSARRVSRLLSRTLPAVRTVTFRGAGHMAPLTHRDEVNEQIVAHLAACRPARATAGDTLAA
- a CDS encoding DUF3455 domain-containing protein; this translates as MTIHAKAAALLGAVCTAAATATEPAALRPPAGETMALELHARGVQIYECAAAKDAQRFEWSLKGPEAALFYRGGRSAGIHYAGPSWQALDGSTVVAQVAAREDSPDPSAIPWLLLRTVSTRGEGVFSRVLSIQRVDTVGGRPPAEPCTPEQAGRVAPVAYSATYNFFVAEH
- a CDS encoding ECF-type sigma factor — encoded protein: MTELTDQDELRAIGSTLQAAERGDVAATAELFSALYRELHRLARRQLHVNASGVTLGATTLLHEAYLDLSQRGLAFPDRARFFAYAARAMRGLIIDYVREHRAIKRGGQFHLTTLDTATAESVPQLDELGSLGLAVDELAAAEPALAELVELKFFCGFDFGEIAAMRGVSERTVQRDWAKARMFLRSALQD